The sequence ACCATCATTATCCAGCTTACACAAATAAATGCCCTGCAAATTAGAGGCATATAAACAGTAATATTCTTATTTCATCTTATCTTACTTTGACAATGCCAACTGCCAGACGTTTCACCTAACCAAATTTGAACTTCTGTTATTTCAGGACTACAACACTAAATTGTCAGACTTTGGGCTGGCCAAGGATGGGCCTCAAGGCGACGCAACACACGTGACAACACGTGTAATGGGAACACACGGGTATGCAGCACCCGAGTATATCATGACAGGCCACTTAACCGCCAAAAGCGATGTCTACAGCTTCGGTGTGGTGCTTCTGGAGCTCCTCTCAGGACGCCAATCCGTGGACCGTGCACGACGACCAAGAGAACAAAACCTGGTGGATTGGGCTAGACCGTACCTCAAACGATCAGACAAACTGTACCAGGTGATGGACTCGACCCTTGAGTGCCAGTACTCGGGCAAGGGTGCTGAGGTGGCTACATTGGTGGCATACAAGTGTCTGAGCCAAAACCCCAAGTCGAGACCATCCATGAGGGAGGTCGTCAAGGCATTGGAGCCTGTACTAGGCATGGAAGACTTCTTTCCAGTGGGACCATTGGTTTTCACCATTGTCATTGAGGAGGACAAGGTGATGGACATGAAGGTGGAGGTTGAGGAGAAGCACCAACACCATCACCAGAACCATCAAGACAGACATCGACGAAAATACCCTGAGTCGGCGATCCATGGTGGCATTGTGCTCCATGGCGACAACGGGCATATTGCCGGGTTTACCGGTACATTGCGGCGGCAACAGAGGATGTTGAGTTACCACCGGGAAAGAGGGGCTTAATGGTTCAAGAGTATATATAGTAGGGGAAGCAGTTAGGATTGTAGAGATAGAAGGTATGTATATGTATATACTATTGAGATGTGATACAGTGTCACATCATTTGTTTAGAATTGTGGAtgtgtttctttcttttcttcatgATTGTGATAAACATGCAAGAGTTCGGTTTGGATTATGGCATGTTTTCTTGTTCAAAGATGTGTGCAAATGAATGGGTCTACTTGAAAAGGATATCACTTTCAGTTTCAAATAGTTGGTCCAGCATTGTGAATCGTTGAGAGGTGAAATGATAATCTGAATTCTGAGGAAAAAAATGATAATCGGGAGCATGTACAAAAGCCTATCTTATCCTTGAGAATAATAGAGGCGCAATAATGCAAGAAGAAACTGACCTTACCACAAGTTGATGTTGATGGCCTCTATTAATGATGTCAATTTGGATAGGACATGTACACATTGCATAGGTAGAACAGGAATGCTTGGGCCTAGGACACATGAGCAAGCCAAGTGACCTGGCAAATCTatggttgttgcaataggattacTGATAAGTTGGTGACGGTACAATGAAACATCCAACAAATTCAAGATGAATCGATATTCCATTCACGTTTTGGAGATCTTCCAAAAGGGATGAGTCTTTGATGCTTTGATGCCCTCTGTTGCTCACCTTGTTTGAATCATCCAAGAGGAGGCTAGACTTTTGGCCAGAGAGCTGGAGCTGAGCACTTCATGTTCTTGTATTAGTTATACTTCGTACTAGTTGTGTGTTCTGTGTGAATCTGATCTGAGGCGGTGTTTGTTTCAGCCTTTAGGGCCAGATTCAGCTTTGAAAAGGTTGAATCTGAAACAAACAACTGTTTTTAATCAGCTTTGAAAACCTGTCAAAACTGAATTCGGACTTTTTTCGGTGTATTGGGTTGAAGCACGTCCCTGGGGTTGGCAATGGGTTTGGGACCCAGTTTTGGTTGGAACCTTGGTTTGAGGGCGAGCCTCTCCGCTTGCGGTTCCCGAGGCTCTTTGGGATTTGTGACGACCCGGCCATCCTTGTATCGACGGCTGCTTTGGATGAGGGATGGAACATTACGTGCCCTTTGCTAGCACAGCAAATCCCCAACTGATAATGTCGAAACCGAAGTCTAAGCAAACAAGGCCTGAGATTGACGTCGTTCTACCTTCAGAATTGCCTTGCCCCTTCCTTCCTCTTCGCAAAATGGAAAAGAACCACTACCTCTTACAGACCAGGTCCAGCACCCAGCAGGCACAACATCCTTGGAAATCTGCATAAATCAAGTTTGTCAAACCAGAGCCTTCGTTAGATCTTGCCTCGTCCTCGTTTCACTCGCCTAATTGGTTTCGGCGTCTCAAAGGAACCGTTCATC comes from Triticum aestivum cultivar Chinese Spring chromosome 5B, IWGSC CS RefSeq v2.1, whole genome shotgun sequence and encodes:
- the LOC123116174 gene encoding serine/threonine-protein kinase RIPK encodes the protein MAAQSWNPFSCCARGAALDDDDDYESRRGDKGSPRSPLKNLTSSGTLSPEELSLTLSGSNLHAFTYAELRAATASFSRANYLGCGGFGPVYKGAVDDKLRPGLAAQAVAVKYLDLECGTQGHQEWLAEVFFLGQLRHKNLVKLIGYCYENEHRMLVYEFMCAGSLEKHLFKSINGSLPWMTRMKIAVGTAKGLAFLHGADPPVIYRDFKASNILLDSDYNTKLSDFGLAKDGPQGDATHVTTRVMGTHGYAAPEYIMTGHLTAKSDVYSFGVVLLELLSGRQSVDRARRPREQNLVDWARPYLKRSDKLYQVMDSTLECQYSGKGAEVATLVAYKCLSQNPKSRPSMREVVKALEPVLGMEDFFPVGPLVFTIVIEEDKVMDMKVEVEEKHQHHHQNHQDRHRRKYPESAIHGGIVLHGDNGHIAGFTGTLRRQQRMLSYHRERGA